The Polynucleobacter sp. JS-Mosq-20-D10 region ACTGCTTTGCTTGAATGGGAAACTATTGATGCCGAGCAGATTACCGACATCATGGAAGGTCGCCCACCACGCGCTCCGAAGCCACCACCAGCAACCCAGTTTGGTAACTCTGCTGGTACGCCTGGTCCTGCTGCCGGGGCTGCTCCAGCCACTGCTTAGCAAAGTGAGCAAGCAAACTCTGCCCGCAACATGGTGTTGCGGGCGTTTTCTTTTTGACTTTAGCAAACGTCAGCGCCCACTAGTGATGGGTATTCTCAATGCCACGCCAGATTCCTTTTCGGATGGTGGCAAGTTCAGAACTCCAAGTGATGCTATTGCTCAAGCGGAGCGCATGATTGCTGATGGTGCAGACATAATTGATATCGGCGGTGAGTCGACTCGCCCTGGTGCTGAACCCGTCTCTCTGCAAGAAGAATTAGATCGCGTCTTGCCAGTGATAGAGGCTTTAAAAGATTGTGGCGTCGCTTTATCAATTGATACATACAAAGCCGAGACTATGCGTCAAGCTCTTAAGGCTGGAGTTGATTTCGTTAATGACATTTGGGCATTGCGACAAGAGGGTGCGGTAGAGGCTATTATTGAGAGTGATCAGCGCAATCCAAGCAAACAGTGCGGCCTTATCCTAATGCACATGCAGCGCGATCCACAGACTATGCAATTTGATCCTGAATATCAAGACGTCATCGCAGAAGTGAAACAGTTTTTACAAGAGCGCACAAAGTCACTGCAAGAGAAGGGTGTTGCTCAAAACCGCATCGTCATTGACCCTGGTTTTGGCTTTGGTAAAAGTCTGGAACACAACCTTAAGATGCTGGCCGACTTTGATCAATTTTCGCAATTGGGTTACTCGGTATTGGCGGGGATGTCTCGTAAATCTATGTTGGGAAAATTAACGGGTCGCGATACCAATGACCGTGTAGCACCTAGTGTGGCAGCCGCTATTCTGGCTGCCGATCGGGGGGCTCGTATCATTCGCGTCCATGACGTTCAGGAAACAGTCGACTCCTTGAAGCTCTGGGAGGCTATTCAGGAATAATCTGTTTAGTCAAATAGCCACAAGTTTTATAATCAAGCCCATGAAAAAACAATACTTTGGTACCGATGGCATCCGCGGTGAAGTGGGGCAATTTCCGATTGTTCCGGAGTTTATTACCCGTCTTGGCTATGCGGCCGGCAAAGTACTGAGTAACCAAGCAAAGCCTGGAGAGCGCTGCAAGATTTTGATTGGTAAAGATACGCGTGTTTCAGGTTACCTACTAGAAGCTGCTTTAGAGGCAGGCTTTGCTGCCGCAGGTGTCGATGTGATGTTGTGCGGCCCAATGCCAACTCCTGGGGTTGCTTACCTTACTAAAGCATTGCGCTTATCTGCAGGTGTAGTCATCTCCGCTTCACACAATGCTTATCAAGATAACGGTATTAAATTCTTTTCCGCAGAAGGCGGTAAGTTAAGCGATGAGTTTGAGCTGGCTATTGAAGCCGAGCTCGCTAAACCGATGGGTTGTGTTAGCTCAAAAGAATTAGGTAAAGCATTTCGTATTGATGATGCTGCAGGTCGCTACATTGAATTCTGTAAATCTACTTTCCCCGGTGAGTTAAACCTCAAGGGCATGAAGTTGGTTGTAGATTGCGCTCATGGAGCTGCGTACCATACCGCGCCTCATGTTTTTCATGAGCTGGGCGCAGAGGTCATTTCGATTGGCGTGAGTCCGGATGGTCGCAATATTAACGATGGCTTTGGCGCCACAGCCCCTGCAGCATTAATTGCTAAGGTTAAAGAAGCTAATGCAGATCTCGGCATTGCTTTGGATGGTGATGCCGATCGCTTACAAATGGTCGATGCCTCTGGCCGATTATTTAATGGCGATGAGCTCCTATACGTTCTTGCCAAAGACCGGATTGATCGTGGCCATGCAATTGGAGGGGTGGTTGGCACCTTGATGACGAACCTTGCCGTGGAAAATGCGATTAAGGGTTTAGGAATTGGATTTGAGCGCGCCAACGTAGGCGACCGTTATGTCTTGGAGTTACTCAAACAAAAAGGTTGGATTA contains the following coding sequences:
- the folP gene encoding dihydropteroate synthase, with translation MSKQTLPATWCCGRFLFDFSKRQRPLVMGILNATPDSFSDGGKFRTPSDAIAQAERMIADGADIIDIGGESTRPGAEPVSLQEELDRVLPVIEALKDCGVALSIDTYKAETMRQALKAGVDFVNDIWALRQEGAVEAIIESDQRNPSKQCGLILMHMQRDPQTMQFDPEYQDVIAEVKQFLQERTKSLQEKGVAQNRIVIDPGFGFGKSLEHNLKMLADFDQFSQLGYSVLAGMSRKSMLGKLTGRDTNDRVAPSVAAAILAADRGARIIRVHDVQETVDSLKLWEAIQE
- the glmM gene encoding phosphoglucosamine mutase: MKKQYFGTDGIRGEVGQFPIVPEFITRLGYAAGKVLSNQAKPGERCKILIGKDTRVSGYLLEAALEAGFAAAGVDVMLCGPMPTPGVAYLTKALRLSAGVVISASHNAYQDNGIKFFSAEGGKLSDEFELAIEAELAKPMGCVSSKELGKAFRIDDAAGRYIEFCKSTFPGELNLKGMKLVVDCAHGAAYHTAPHVFHELGAEVISIGVSPDGRNINDGFGATAPAALIAKVKEANADLGIALDGDADRLQMVDASGRLFNGDELLYVLAKDRIDRGHAIGGVVGTLMTNLAVENAIKGLGIGFERANVGDRYVLELLKQKGWIIGGEGSGHLLCLDQHSTGDGTIAALQVLAAMSQTKKGLAQLLDSVTIFPQALLNIKFKPGYDWKADNTLKSKISQVESDLKGTGRVLIRASGTEPVLRVMVEAQDGNVAMNSAKSIADLIPKS